The uncultured Hyphomonas sp. genome includes a region encoding these proteins:
- the pgl gene encoding 6-phosphogluconolactonase: MKHELSRFETRDAALDFAAKFVAGGLESAIADRGRADFMTSGGSTPGPLFDRLSGWDLPWECVGVGLVDERWVPLDHDFSNESLVRTRLLTGKAGAAGLIPMKTAADLPQDAVTDRNAAYEPHCAPADVILLGMGGDGHTASWFPRSRGLEAALAPPNGETIAAIDATNCPGAGSNTQRLTLTGPAVTSARMALMLLFGNEKLDVLERALASDPLDMPVRHAIDKLGPRLTIIWAP, translated from the coding sequence ATGAAGCATGAGCTCTCCCGCTTCGAGACGCGTGACGCGGCGCTGGATTTTGCGGCGAAATTCGTGGCGGGCGGTCTGGAGAGCGCAATCGCCGATCGTGGCCGGGCTGATTTCATGACGTCGGGCGGGTCGACCCCAGGGCCGTTGTTTGATCGTCTGTCCGGCTGGGACCTGCCGTGGGAATGCGTCGGTGTCGGATTGGTGGATGAGCGCTGGGTGCCGCTGGATCATGACTTTTCGAATGAATCGCTCGTCCGCACACGTCTCCTGACGGGGAAAGCCGGGGCTGCGGGGCTGATCCCGATGAAAACGGCTGCAGACCTTCCGCAGGATGCCGTGACGGATCGGAACGCCGCTTATGAACCGCACTGCGCGCCGGCAGACGTGATCCTTCTCGGGATGGGCGGCGACGGCCACACGGCCAGCTGGTTTCCCCGGTCCAGGGGACTGGAAGCTGCGCTCGCCCCGCCGAATGGTGAAACGATTGCGGCGATTGATGCAACCAACTGCCCGGGAGCGGGTTCCAATACACAACGCCTGACATTGACCGGGCCGGCGGTCACTTCGGCCCGGATGGCGTTGATGTTGTTGTTCGGCAATGAGAAACTGGACGTTCTGGAGCGCGCCCTCGCGTCGGACCCGCTGGACATGCCTGTCCGGCATGCCATCGACAAGCTGGGGCCGCGCCTCACCATCATATGGGCACCCTAG